Proteins co-encoded in one Erinaceus europaeus chromosome 2, mEriEur2.1, whole genome shotgun sequence genomic window:
- the PCDHB6 gene encoding protocadherin beta-6 produces the protein MAQAKAHCKKRQVTIFIISLFWWETGSELIQYSVMEETESGTFVANLTKDLGLRMGELATRGGRVVFKGNTQHLQIDPQTYDLLLNEKLDREALCGATEPCMIPFQVLLENPLQFFQASLRVEDVNDHAPEFPSREMLLKISEITIPGKAFPLKMAQDLDVGRNSLQSYTINSNLHFHVLTQNRSDGRKFPELVLDKALDREEQPQLRLTLTALDGGSPPRLGTTEIKILVLDINDNAPEFSQEQYQVEIPENYPLASLVITVSAKDLDEGSFGDVSYALFQVDDIKQPFEINTATGEIRLRKMLDFEEFQFYHVDVEATDGGGLSGKCSVLIKVLDVNDNAPELTISSIISPVPENMPDVMVAVFSVSDADSGQNQQVVCSTDDNIPFLLKSSEQNFYTLVTNGPLDREERAEYTIVITVKDLGSPRLQSQHQVTVRVSDVNDNAPAFSQRAYTLRVRENNSPGLALGSVRAWDADEGANAQLSYSLLPSPSAPASPSASASTGRPQQPAPGALVSIDADSGQLFALRALDFEALQAFEFLVGATDRGSPALSSQARVRVLVLDANDNAPFVLHPLQNGSAPCTELLPRAAGAGYLVSKVVAVDGDAGQNAWLSFQLLKATEPGLFGVWAHSGEVRTARALSERDAPRHRLVVLVRDNGDPPLSASVTLHVLLVDGFSQPYLPLPAAPDAAAAAAGAAAAGARPERLTVYLVVALAAVSSLFLCSLLAFVAARLCRRAGRAETAAAAAGALAGSEGHFPGHLLDAGGAGTLSHSYQYEVCLAGGTGTTDFKFLKPVVTDFPPQANGAEVEENPNFQNSFLFS, from the coding sequence GTATTCTGttatggaggagacagagagtggcaCATTTGTGGCCAACTTGACAAAGGATCTGGGTCTTAGAATGGGAGAGTTAGCTACTCGGGGGGGCCGGGTTGTTTTCAAAGGGAATACACAGCATTTACAAATTGATCCACAGACCTATGATTTGTTGCTAAATGAGAAACTGGACCGGGAGGCGCTGTGTGGTGCCACCGAGCCATGTATGATACCTTTCCAAGTGTTATTGGAAAATCCCCTGCAGTTTTTTCAGGCTTCACTAAGAGTGGAAGATGTAAATGATCATGCCCCAGAGTTCCCCTCCAGAGAAATGCTACTAAAAATATCAGAAATTACTATCCCTGGAAAAGCATTCCCATTGAAAATGGCGCAGGACTTAGATGTTGGTAGGAACAGTCTTCAGAGCTACACAATCAACTCCAATCTTCACTTCCACGTTCTCACTCAGAATCGCAGCGATGGCAGGAAGTTCCCTGAGCTGGTACTGGACAAAGCCTTGGACCGCGAGGAGCAGCCCCAGCTTAGGCTAACCCTCACAGCCCTGGATGGCGGGTCTCCACCACGGTTAGGTACTACAGAGAttaagatcctggttctagacaTCAATGACAACGCCCCTGAATTTTCACAGGAACAATATCAGGTGGAGATCCCTGAAAACTACCCCCTTGCCTCTCTGGTGATCACAGTTTCAGCAAAAGACTTAGACGAAGGATCCTTTGGGGATGTATCCTATGCCCTTTTTCAAGTCGATGACATTAAGCAACCCTTCGAAATTAATACAGCTACAGGAGAAATCCGACTGAGAAAGATGCTGGATTTTGAGGAATTTCAATTTTATCACGTGGATGTTGAGGCCACAGACGGTGGTGGACTATCAGGAAAATGCTCTGTACTTATCAAGGTCTTGGACGTGAACGACAACGCCCCAGAGCTGACCATTTCATCTATCATCAGCCCTGTCCCTGAAAACATGCCCGACGTCATGGTGGCAGTATTCAGTGTGTCAGATGCAGATTCTGGACAAAATCAGCAGGTCGTTTGTTCCACAGATGACAATATCCCCTTCCTCTTAAAATCATCTGAACAGAATTTCTACACTCTAGTCACAAATGGACCGCTGGACCGAGAAGAGAGAGCCGAGTACACCATCGTGATCACGGTGAAGGACCTGGGCAGCCCGCGGCTGCAGAGCCAGCACCAGGTGACTGTGCGCGTGTCCGACGTGAACGACAACGCCCCCGCCTTCAGCCAGCGCGCCTACACCCTGCGCGTGCGCGAGAACAACAGCCCCGGGCTGGCGCTGGGCAGCGTGCGCGCCTGGGACGCGGACGAGGGCGCCAACGCGCAGCTCAGCTACTCGCTGCTGCCATCGCCCTCGGCCCCGGCCTCGCCCTCGGCCTCGGCCTCGACCGGCCGCCCGCAGCAGCCGGCCCCGGGCGCGCTGGTGTCCATCGACGCCGACAGCGGGCAGCTGTTCGCGCTGCGCGCCCTGGACTTCGAGGCGCTGCAGGCCTTCGAGTTCCTGGTGGGCGCCACGGACCGCGGGTCGCCGGCGCTGAGCAGCCAGGCGCGGGTGCGCGTGCTGGTGCTGGACGCCAACGACAACGCGCCCTTCGTGCTGCACCCGCTGCAGAACGGCTCCGCGCCCTGCACCGAGCTGCTGCCGCGCGCGGCCGGCGCGGGCTACCTGGTGAGCAAGGTGGTGGCGGTGGACGGCGACGCGGGCCAGAACGCCTGGCTGTCGTTCCAGCTGCTCAAGGCCACGGAGCCCGGGCTGTTCGGCGTGTGGGCGCACAGCGGCGAGGTGCGCACGGCGCGGGCGCTGAGCGAGCGCGACGCGCCGCGACACCGGCTGGTGGTGCTGGTGCGGGACAATGGCGACCCGCCGCTGTCGGCCAGCGTCACGCTGCACGTGCTGCTGGTCGATGGCTTCTCGCAGCCCTACCTGCCGCTGCCCGCCGCGCCcgacgccgccgccgccgccgcgggtgCCGCCGCCGCCGGAGCGCGGCCCGAGCGCCTGACCGTCTACCTGGTGGTGGCCTTGGCCGCCGTGTCGTCGCTCTTCCTGTGCTCGCTGCTGGCCTTCGTGGCCGCGCGCCTGTGCCGGCGGGCCGGGCGGGCTGagacggcggcggcggcggcgggggcgctgGCGGGGTCCGAGGGACACTTTCCGGGACACCTGCTGGACGCGGGCGGTGCGGGGACCCTGTCGCACAGCTACCAGTATGAGGTGTGTCTCGCGGGGGGCACCGGGACCACCGACTTCAAGTTCCTGAAGCCGGTTGTGACTGACTTTCCTCCCCAGGCTAATGGAGCTGAAGTGGAGGAAAACCCCAACTTTCAGAATAGCTTCCTATTTAGTTAA
- the LOC103108551 gene encoding protocadherin beta-17-like isoform X2: METLLPETWLPKAPQKRQVTAIVILLLLWEVGCTTIKYSVLEERESSFFVANLAKDLGLGLGELTARGAQIVSKGNKQHFQLQQKSGNLLLKERLDREELCGDTDPCILHFQVLLKSPVQFIQGELQLQDINDHGPEFMENEIILKISESSLPGTAFPLKIAQDLDVGNNTIQNYTISTNSHFHLFTRSHNGGRKYPELVLNRALDREEEPELRLTLTALDGGSPPRIGTCQVLITVLDINDNAPEFVQMLYEVQVPENSPIGSSILTVSARDLDAGTYGELAYSFFQLSNQVIQAFELDAFTGEIRLKKKLDFEEIRAYHMEIEALDGGGLSGKCTVAIKVTDVNDNAPQLTMSSLINAIPENSPDTVVAIFGISDPDSGDNGKIMCSIQGNLPFLLKRTVENFYTLVTEGPLDREKQAEYTIVITVSDLGSPRLQSQHQVTVRVSDVNDNAPAFSQRAYTLRVRENNSPGLALGSVRAWDADEGANAQLSYSLLSSPSASPSPSPSAPAPAPASAPASSGRPQQPAPGALVSIDADSGQLFALRALDFEALQAFEFLVGATDRGSPALSSQARVRVLVLDANDNAPFVLHPLQNGSTPCTELLPRAAGAGYLVSKVVAVDGDAGQNAWLSFQLLKATEPGLFGVWAHSGEVRTARALSERDAPRHRLVVLVRDNGDPPLSASVTLHVLLVDGFSQPYLPLPAAPDAAAAAAAGAAAAGARPERLTVYLVVALAAVSSLFLCSLLAFVAARLCRRAGQAEAVAAGALAGPEGHFPGHLLDAGGAGTLSHSYQYEVCLAGGTGTNEFKFLKPILPYFQGHTPGPEIQEN; the protein is encoded by the coding sequence ATGGAGACCCTGCTACCAGAAACCTGGCTACCCAAAGCGCCACAAAAAAGGCAAGTTACTGCCATTgttattctattattattgtgGGAGGTGGGCTGCACGACCATTAAGTATTCTGTTCTAGAGGAGAGGGAAAGCAGCTTTTTTGTGGCCAATCTAGCAAAAGATCTGGGGCTGGGACTAGGGGAGCTCACAGCACGGGGCGCCCAGATTGTCTCCAAAGGGAATAAACAGCATTTTCAGCTCCAGCAGAAGAGTGGGAATTTGCTACTAAAAGAAAGACTGGACCGGGAGGAGTTGTGCGGTGACACAGATCCCTGTATACTGCATTTCCAGGTGTTACTGAAAAGTCCAGTACAGTTTATTCAGGGTGAGCTACAGCTCCAAGACATAAATGACCATGGCCCAGAATTTATGGAAAATGAAATCATCCTGAAGATTTCAGAAAGTAGTCTTCCGGGGACTGCATTTCCTTTGAAAATAGCTCAAGATTTAGACGTGGGCAACAACACAATTCAGAACTACACCATTAGCACCAACTCCCATTTCCACCTTTTCACTCGCAGTCACAATGGCGGCAGGAAATACCCTGAGCTGGTGCTGAACAGAGCACTGGACCGGGAGGAGGAGCCAGAGCTCAGACTAACCCTCACTGCACTAGATGGTGGATCACCACCAAGAATTGGGACGTGCCAGGTTCTTATTACGGTCCTGGACATAAATGACAACGCACCTGAATTTGTTCAGATGCTTTATGAGGTGCAAGTCCCAGAGAATAGCCCTATAGGCTCCTCTATCTTAACTGTCTCCGCTAGAGACTTAGATGCTGGGACATATGGAGAGCTCGCCTACTCATTTTTTCAATTGTCAAATCAAGTTATTCAGGCTTTTGAGCTAGATGCATTCACGGGAGAAATTcgcctgaaaaaaaaattagattttgAGGAAATCCGAGCATACCACATGGAAATAGAGGCCTTAGACGGTGGGGGACTTTCAGGAAAATGCACGGTAGCCATAAAAGTCACAGACGTAAATGACAATGCCCCCCAACTGACAATGTCTTCACTCATCAATGCTATCCCAGAAAATTCCCCGGATACGGTGGTCGCTATTTTTGGAATTTCAGATCCAGACTCCGGGGACAATGGCAAAATAATGTGTTCTATCCAAGGCAATCTCCCATTCCTTCTGAAACGTACCGTAGAGAATTTCTACACGTTAGTCACGGAGGGACCtctggacagagagaagcaggctgagtACACCATCGTGATCACGGTGAGCGACCTGGGCAGCCCGCGGCTGCAGAGCCAGCACCAGGTGACTGTGCGCGTGTCCGACGTGAACGACAACGCCCCCGCCTTCAGCCAGCGCGCCTACACCCTGCGCGTGCGCGAGAACAACAGCCCCGGGCTGGCGCTGGGCAGCGTGCGCGCCTGGGACGCGGACGAGGGCGCCAACGCGCAGCTCAGCTACTCGCTGCTGTCATCGCCTTCGGCCTCGCCATCGCCCTCGCcctcggccccggccccggccccggcctcgGCCCCGGCCTCGTCCGGCCGCCCGCAGCAGCCGGCCCCGGGCGCGCTGGTGTCCATCGACGCCGACAGCGGGCAGCTGTTCGCGCTGCGCGCCCTGGACTTCGAGGCGCTGCAGGCCTTCGAGTTCCTGGTGGGCGCCACGGACCGCGGGTCGCCGGCGCTGAGCAGCCAGGCGCGGGTGCGCGTGCTGGTGCTGGACGCCAACGACAACGCGCCCTTCGTGCTGCACCCGCTGCAGAACGGCTCCACGCCCTGCACCGAGCTGCTGCCGCGCGCGGCCGGCGCGGGCTACCTGGTGAGCAAGGTGGTGGCGGTGGACGGCGACGCGGGCCAGAACGCCTGGCTGTCGTTCCAGCTGCTCAAGGCCACGGAGCCCGGGCTGTTCGGCGTGTGGGCGCACAGCGGCGAGGTGCGCACGGCGCGGGCGCTGAGCGAGCGCGACGCGCCGCGACACCGGCTGGTGGTGCTGGTGCGGGACAATGGCGACCCGCCGCTGTCGGCCAGCGTCACGCTGCACGTGCTGCTGGTCGATGGCTTCTCGCAGCCCTACCTGCCGCTGCCCGCCGCGCCcgacgccgccgccgccgccgccgcgggtgCCGCCGCCGCCGGAGCGCGGCCCGAGCGCCTGACCGTCTACCTGGTGGTGGCCTTGGCCGCAGTGTCGTCGCTCTTCCTGTGCTCGCTGCTGGCCTTCGTGGCCGCGCGCCTGTGCCGGCGGGCCGGGCAGGCTGAGGCGGTGGCGGCGGGGGCGCTGGCGGGGCCCGAGGGACACTTTCCGGGACACCTGCTGGACGCGGGCGGCGCGGGGACCCTGTCGCACAGCTACCAGTATGAGGTGTGTCTCGCGGGGGGCACAGGGACTAATGAGTTTAAAT
- the LOC103108551 gene encoding protocadherin beta-17-like isoform X1, which produces METLLPETWLPKAPQKRQVTAIVILLLLWEVGCTTIKYSVLEERESSFFVANLAKDLGLGLGELTARGAQIVSKGNKQHFQLQQKSGNLLLKERLDREELCGDTDPCILHFQVLLKSPVQFIQGELQLQDINDHGPEFMENEIILKISESSLPGTAFPLKIAQDLDVGNNTIQNYTISTNSHFHLFTRSHNGGRKYPELVLNRALDREEEPELRLTLTALDGGSPPRIGTCQVLITVLDINDNAPEFVQMLYEVQVPENSPIGSSILTVSARDLDAGTYGELAYSFFQLSNQVIQAFELDAFTGEIRLKKKLDFEEIRAYHMEIEALDGGGLSGKCTVAIKVTDVNDNAPQLTMSSLINAIPENSPDTVVAIFGISDPDSGDNGKIMCSIQGNLPFLLKRTVENFYTLVTEGPLDREKQAEYTIVITVSDLGSPRLQSQHQVTVRVSDVNDNAPAFSQRAYTLRVRENNSPGLALGSVRAWDADEGANAQLSYSLLSSPSASPSPSPSAPAPAPASAPASSGRPQQPAPGALVSIDADSGQLFALRALDFEALQAFEFLVGATDRGSPALSSQARVRVLVLDANDNAPFVLHPLQNGSTPCTELLPRAAGAGYLVSKVVAVDGDAGQNAWLSFQLLKATEPGLFGVWAHSGEVRTARALSERDAPRHRLVVLVRDNGDPPLSASVTLHVLLVDGFSQPYLPLPAAPDAAAAAAAGAAAAGARPERLTVYLVVALAAVSSLFLCSLLAFVAARLCRRAGQAEAVAAGALAGPEGHFPGHLLDAGGAGTLSHSYQYEVCLAGGTGTNEFKCLKPILPNFVDVAVTKDTDENSQFGHQFVFN; this is translated from the coding sequence ATGGAGACCCTGCTACCAGAAACCTGGCTACCCAAAGCGCCACAAAAAAGGCAAGTTACTGCCATTgttattctattattattgtgGGAGGTGGGCTGCACGACCATTAAGTATTCTGTTCTAGAGGAGAGGGAAAGCAGCTTTTTTGTGGCCAATCTAGCAAAAGATCTGGGGCTGGGACTAGGGGAGCTCACAGCACGGGGCGCCCAGATTGTCTCCAAAGGGAATAAACAGCATTTTCAGCTCCAGCAGAAGAGTGGGAATTTGCTACTAAAAGAAAGACTGGACCGGGAGGAGTTGTGCGGTGACACAGATCCCTGTATACTGCATTTCCAGGTGTTACTGAAAAGTCCAGTACAGTTTATTCAGGGTGAGCTACAGCTCCAAGACATAAATGACCATGGCCCAGAATTTATGGAAAATGAAATCATCCTGAAGATTTCAGAAAGTAGTCTTCCGGGGACTGCATTTCCTTTGAAAATAGCTCAAGATTTAGACGTGGGCAACAACACAATTCAGAACTACACCATTAGCACCAACTCCCATTTCCACCTTTTCACTCGCAGTCACAATGGCGGCAGGAAATACCCTGAGCTGGTGCTGAACAGAGCACTGGACCGGGAGGAGGAGCCAGAGCTCAGACTAACCCTCACTGCACTAGATGGTGGATCACCACCAAGAATTGGGACGTGCCAGGTTCTTATTACGGTCCTGGACATAAATGACAACGCACCTGAATTTGTTCAGATGCTTTATGAGGTGCAAGTCCCAGAGAATAGCCCTATAGGCTCCTCTATCTTAACTGTCTCCGCTAGAGACTTAGATGCTGGGACATATGGAGAGCTCGCCTACTCATTTTTTCAATTGTCAAATCAAGTTATTCAGGCTTTTGAGCTAGATGCATTCACGGGAGAAATTcgcctgaaaaaaaaattagattttgAGGAAATCCGAGCATACCACATGGAAATAGAGGCCTTAGACGGTGGGGGACTTTCAGGAAAATGCACGGTAGCCATAAAAGTCACAGACGTAAATGACAATGCCCCCCAACTGACAATGTCTTCACTCATCAATGCTATCCCAGAAAATTCCCCGGATACGGTGGTCGCTATTTTTGGAATTTCAGATCCAGACTCCGGGGACAATGGCAAAATAATGTGTTCTATCCAAGGCAATCTCCCATTCCTTCTGAAACGTACCGTAGAGAATTTCTACACGTTAGTCACGGAGGGACCtctggacagagagaagcaggctgagtACACCATCGTGATCACGGTGAGCGACCTGGGCAGCCCGCGGCTGCAGAGCCAGCACCAGGTGACTGTGCGCGTGTCCGACGTGAACGACAACGCCCCCGCCTTCAGCCAGCGCGCCTACACCCTGCGCGTGCGCGAGAACAACAGCCCCGGGCTGGCGCTGGGCAGCGTGCGCGCCTGGGACGCGGACGAGGGCGCCAACGCGCAGCTCAGCTACTCGCTGCTGTCATCGCCTTCGGCCTCGCCATCGCCCTCGCcctcggccccggccccggccccggcctcgGCCCCGGCCTCGTCCGGCCGCCCGCAGCAGCCGGCCCCGGGCGCGCTGGTGTCCATCGACGCCGACAGCGGGCAGCTGTTCGCGCTGCGCGCCCTGGACTTCGAGGCGCTGCAGGCCTTCGAGTTCCTGGTGGGCGCCACGGACCGCGGGTCGCCGGCGCTGAGCAGCCAGGCGCGGGTGCGCGTGCTGGTGCTGGACGCCAACGACAACGCGCCCTTCGTGCTGCACCCGCTGCAGAACGGCTCCACGCCCTGCACCGAGCTGCTGCCGCGCGCGGCCGGCGCGGGCTACCTGGTGAGCAAGGTGGTGGCGGTGGACGGCGACGCGGGCCAGAACGCCTGGCTGTCGTTCCAGCTGCTCAAGGCCACGGAGCCCGGGCTGTTCGGCGTGTGGGCGCACAGCGGCGAGGTGCGCACGGCGCGGGCGCTGAGCGAGCGCGACGCGCCGCGACACCGGCTGGTGGTGCTGGTGCGGGACAATGGCGACCCGCCGCTGTCGGCCAGCGTCACGCTGCACGTGCTGCTGGTCGATGGCTTCTCGCAGCCCTACCTGCCGCTGCCCGCCGCGCCcgacgccgccgccgccgccgccgcgggtgCCGCCGCCGCCGGAGCGCGGCCCGAGCGCCTGACCGTCTACCTGGTGGTGGCCTTGGCCGCAGTGTCGTCGCTCTTCCTGTGCTCGCTGCTGGCCTTCGTGGCCGCGCGCCTGTGCCGGCGGGCCGGGCAGGCTGAGGCGGTGGCGGCGGGGGCGCTGGCGGGGCCCGAGGGACACTTTCCGGGACACCTGCTGGACGCGGGCGGCGCGGGGACCCTGTCGCACAGCTACCAGTATGAGGTGTGTCTCGCGGGGGGCACAGGGACTAATGAGTTTAAATGTCTGAAGCCCATTCTCCCTAACTTCGTGGATGTAGCAGTTACTAAGGACACTGATGAAAACTCTCAGTTTGGACATCAGTTTGTGTTCAATTAA